tttgataaCTATTGGAttaaaactcttgattttattacataaaatgaaaaatttaacgcagaattgtaaacaaaaaccgCGCTTGCCCGCCAGCCTGCTTTTCGCCTTTCTATAACTTGtaatttttcgatgaaaaatcaggctaaaaatcaatgaaaatagcTATAATTAGGTTATTAATACAACATGACCAGCATGATACTtaactaaaaaaacatttaaacggCTCTTAATTCCAAGCAAACAAAGGCGGatacagggctgggacacaatttcaacaacgtcattttctaaatgttgttacattcacaaacaattaagcatgctttttcttaaaaattaaaattaaatgtcattttatactCTTTTTCGGCATATTTTAAgagtaagattgcaatatatctgggtcaattttatatttcaccTCATTATCACcagaagtaaatatttcactagtaGCTATGCCAATCATGAAATATAGCTTTAAGAagtcactcggtgaaatattaTTACGATATTtcactaaaacaaataattaccCTCTATATATCAAACTGATGTCTTAAAAATCGgtcaaattgtacatgtatatattccagCATACCCAACATATACACATTCACCCACTGTCATATCTAAATAAATATCTTCACAAccataacaacaacaattataattatgtatcatatgtaacaacattactataataacactaaacaacaataacaacagccCATGGAATGTAAATAAACTTGTAGCAACAGGATTTCAGATCACtcaaattatgtaaaacaacaatatacttCTATGGAGACAGATCTATTAAATGAGAAGGTAATAATGGGCTGTTTTCTTCAGATTCTGCTCCGATACAATGTACTTTAACGGGGAAAGAAAAACAAGTTATACATTTTGTGAATAAAAAAGTTCAAGAAACAAGTTCCACAGAATGCATTTTTGATAAGAAATACACTTGTgcttgatttttgttttttttggtaaacaatTGAGTAAAAGGTACaaattatttcaagaaatattggaaaatacatttaaaaaacaaacaaaacatgacagtaaacatcatattttaagttttaatcaaaacaaaagtaatatttgattattttaagcaattcattctgtgagggcagaagggtgccaccaaaaaaacaacaacatggtgCATATATCTGACTATCTGTACTTCTCTTTACCACCAGTTATGGTTATGAACATAATTTCTGTATCATTTAGCAATTAAACTAATACTGGGCAGGTAAAACtataagatatttcataacCATCTTTTATACACAAAATTGACGGATATAAGCAAGACATTCAGGCAATAAAGGTCCCATGGAGGAAAGTGGCACTTCCTTGTTTTCATCATAAGGTAAGTGTGGCTATCAGCCTGCGCTTGTAGCTACATATGTTTTATCCTAATTCAATCCATCACACCATGATTCTTTTACCCGTATGATAACAGACTGAAAATCCTGATTTTGTGAATGAGGGATTCAGGCGAAGACCCCTTgtgaaattgttttcaaagcctGTTGTAtccatttcaaggtacttcttactgttttaaatgcaaatgtccagcaaaacaaacttaacaaataaattatagtcTGAAATTGACGGCTCCAAATTCAGATTTTCAGGATTACCCCTGTATGTTGTGATCCCCGATAttatcttcattaaaaatctAACATCATAAGTACTTCTTatggtttttatatttatggaaaaaatgatGACAAATCATAATTATCAATCATGCAAATCAGTCGAAGTATGTGACTAGTATGACCATCGCAAAAATGAGTGATTTAACAGTATGTAATCACAATTAATGTGGCTGAATCAACACTGGACATTGTAAGTGTGACTTCCTCCTGTTTCGTCCACAGAGTCATGCTGTTTTGACATGGACTCGCTATCCCCAGTTGGACACTCCACTTCCATGCTGCCACCCATGGAGTCCCCACTGGCATTTCGTGCCCGCACATTGCCCGTGTAGCCATCATGTCGCTCCTCTAAGCCTCCCTGAGAGCGAAGATGTTGGACACTTGTGTCCCTGTTTGTTGGATTGTGGGAGATATTGCACATTTTCTTGGCCACTTTTTCCAGTAAAAGACCAACTGTTTCTGAATCCTCCTCATCATTGTCATAAAAGTGCTCCAGATTATCTGATTCTGTCTCTCTTAATGTTTCTTTGGCATCAAATTCTTCATCACCATTTTGATCATTAACATCACAATCTGGATCATTTGCATTATCTTCTATATTATGGTCATCAGCATACACCTGTACTTCCGAATATGAAGCAGAGAATGAATCACCACCATTCTCCATGAACATCCCGTCACCCTGGCCCATATGCAGGCTGTCATGAAGTGGCATGTGTTGGGACGGGGTGTTGTGGGATGGGGTGTTAATCATGTCATGTTTCTCTCCAAGGCCAGCAGCCACAGACTGCTTGGGTCTCTGTTTGTCAGGGGGTCTGGGCAGGCTGGGAATGTCCACACAATCGGACACTGATATCAATACACCTGAAAAAGGTAATTTCAAGCTAACCTTCTTTGACAACATGGAGAGTAACGTTGTATATAGAGTCAAAACTTGTTGTGTCGACTTTGACAGGACCTAgggaaaaaagtcgacataataAACATTCGACACATCCTAATTacaaactagaagcgccgcaatgcgacgaaaccaggtttttgttatgggcaatcagaaattatagccaattaatttgttgtatgagcaagttcaatctgcagcttcatataagctatattcacactaagattcatccctatccatcaattctaactaagttgttgggcagaaaaatatttttctgtttttaaaaacagtgaccttgatcccaCTTccaaagctagctcttcacataagcttaCTTtgctctaagtttcatcaatatctatcaatgctaactaaagttattgggcagaaaccatttttttatttttagtaacagtgaccttgaccccacccccctcaaaagaaattccaagattgctcttcacataagctactagtacctacacacaaaatttcgtcaatatctatcaatcctaactaaagttattgggcagaaaccatttttctatttttagtatcagtgaccttgaccttagctccaaccccctcaaaagcaatcccaagctagctctgtacataagctacctacacacaaagttttatcaatatctatcaatgctaactaaagttattgggcggacaccatttttaaattctagtaacagtgaccttgaccttagccccaccccccctcaaaagcaatcccaagctagctctttacatgagctacccacacaccaagtttaatcaatatctatcaatgctatcaaaagttatttggcaaaaaacatttttctatttcaagtaacagtgacattgaccatagcccctccccactcaaaagcgatcccaagctagctcttcacatgctacctacacaccaagtttcatcaatatctgtcaatcctaactaaagttattgggcagaaaccatttttctattttaagtacggtaacagtgaccttgaccttagcccctcccccctcaatagcaatcccaagctagctcttcacatgctacctacacaccaagtttcgtcaatatctatcaatgctaactaaagttattgggcagaaaccatttttctattttaagtaacagtgaccttgaccttagccccacccccctcaaaagcaattccaagctagctcttcccataagctacctacacaccaactttcgtcaatatctatcaatgctaactacagttattgggcagaaaccatttttctattttcagtaacaggcgaccttgaccttagccccacccccctcaaaagcaatcccaagctagctcttcacataagctacctacacaccaagtttcatcaatatctgtcaatgctaactaaagttatagGGCAGaaaccttttttctattttaagtaacagtgaccttgaccatttttctattttaagtcatagtgaccttgaccttagccccaccccactcaaaagcaatcccaagctagttctcacataagcaacttacacaccaagtttcgtcaatatctatcaatgctaactaaagttattgggcagaaattATAACAGTTTGTTACTTTGACACGCACGGTAGTTTAGCGACATGCCGCaagtcatgaatattttcgCATCTAGCTCGATCTATAGTTCGACATAAGGAACTAGAGAAacgtgtgaaattcgaccaaagggactgaaataggaggtcgacatagcgaaaaatcgagatagaaaaatcgacacaagcagatttattttatatagaataagaaggaataaatttcGACAAAAAAGTCGACACAACCGGAAAGTCGAGATATCCGACATCGACATAGtgcagggatgataacagagccaaagtgccaatcctgaaaatatctgcgtggggttcagggggccgctaAAGGCCCCTGATGGGTCGtagggcaaagccctggtggggggacaTGGGGGGCAAAGCCCCCGAAGCTTTCAGTATTTCAGGGtttctaatacccttttttgccttagaatagtgttcaaggagtacacctttcggtttggtagatataattatgttcaacaggAGACATCcgcaatcagaacaattatcaggaatcttagcagtgaagtttaacacctttgtttttaaacaaagttaaatttacttttttacctgaagtcacaggcataagacatgtacctgacattttggttcagttgtccacttcccataaaactcaactggctatgatcaaatgcctgaGTATGAAtagtctacactgtgggatgtttgataaataataatgaacagcatatcaattatcaagcttgcaaatgtttattgtaaaagtgttatttattcaatttttatatatcataagagtatttattccattatcTGCAGATTTTAtgagaatataatattattaattattatatatattattccaagtaatatccaaatgGGACTGTAAATGCTTTGGCAGGGTAACCattgtggacatggtggactGTGTCACCATCAATGTCTATGAGGCACAAGTTGACGTATTCTGGTTTCCAAGCCAGATTTtttcccctcatggtgttacaGTTGTCCAGTAGACAAACTAGATTGTCCCACAGCAGTTTAAGTCTCTCaaaacaggctttcaaattccttgaaaattgattcagaatcagcccttgtgatttttaaggaggaCAAATGTCttaacactatttctttctctatagcagaaaaatagctgcaacagttttctcattgtgtgtgtttgttgacttgtctaaattcaaataaaaccgAGTTTCACGTAACTCCTCCACgagttcatcattgaaatggcttgcCACTCCGTAAGTCATCTTATATGATTCTGaacacctttgaagttttaatttcgctgagagcttttgtatctttggcaagtgtcttagGTAAGACTCACTACATGTGGTGCCAGGGAGTATGAAAGGtcatgttcagccataaatccaagtatcatggcGGTCATTGACAGAAACAACTGGTGtctgttcatccctgacttttggaaccatcaacatacctggaaatacaacAATAGAAattaaatctcactcaaactgggtcctcaagaagttttgttgaactgtctcaaatagaaaataaactgactgctcctacttaatatatatattactactacaaaatattaattcatttttttttttaattttaaccaacccaattttcatttgaaccttcCATTATGAtcaacagccacttcttattgagaacaatgcttcaaacattatgagaaCAATAAAGAAACGGTTTGCAGCGTAAATttcaatcggccaaataaaatttgtaaaataaaaatcgtttATCATAacacaatccgaatcgggatgtccgaaataTTGCTACATGCGCAAAAGCCATTCTcagttttaacacattttattaactttaaaagaaacgtttcgggaatttctcttaaaaatgaatagcaaatatacctttaaatcgacgaatcgatgtttttagaagttaTTGGTAGTCGTGTTTTTTCCAATACTcgtttattcgtcttcgtcgtctgtcatatccggatactGCCTTATAGTCcgatcggtaatttccgtaatcacccgatgctatcttaaccaatcatatagctcgattgccaagacgtaaataggttcgttaatttccggctttaaacttccggaaaactcaccttttgtacccatattgttcgaactgGGCTCGAATCGCCCCCTGTACCCCTCCCTCCCTTgaaaaaactcaacggatttacatatatctcaaaatcgattcgtgaggccttaaatccggaattccggattaatccggaattttatcatccctgatAGTGAGTCTggactgtatatattttttaattaaacggttgttttatcatttaattctCATACcaaatttacaatgaaaaacTCAACAATTATCTAGGCCAGAGTCATGGCAATTTCTGAACATATTCACATTGTCTGTGGCAACTTGTTTATTAGTTTCCAGTTTgaatttcttaaatgttttttgagGTGTGGCCAATGTTGaagtttttgcacaacaacCCCCACACAGGCGGATATCACAATTATTTGACTTTcacaattatatgtttttaataaacaaagttaTCTACATGTGATTCAAAACTTCGAACTCTAAACAATTCAGAATTTAGCACACTGATAATGACAGAATTAATTTGCATTTCTCTACTTTCTCTACTTTTTACATGTATAGGTTTCCTGTAAACAAGAAACTTTTTGTGTTTAATGCTTGGTGGATGATTGGATGGAGACTTACtgtaatattttatcagatgaTGTTACCTGACATAAATTACGCCCTAGATCATTTGTCAAGTCAAAGCCAGTGCTGTTGtctaattatattttgatacaaGAAGTGGttaaatctgaaatattttgGGTACAAGGTGACCCCACTTTCATCTCCCTATACTACAGCCAAGTGTGTGTACCTGATTCAGTTTCCCGCCCGTTTATCTCCCCCATACTACAGCCCAGTGTGTGTACCTGATTGAGTTTCCCGACCGTGTATCTTCCCCAGACTACATCCCAGTGTGTGTACCTGATTGAGTTTCCCGCCCGTGTATCTCCCCCATACTACAGCCCAGTGTGTGTACCTGATTGAGTTTCCCGACCGTGTATCTCCCCCATACTACAGCCCAGTGTGTGTACCTGATTGAGTTTCCCGACCGTTTATCTCCCCCATACTACAGCCCAGTGTGTGTACCTGATTGAGTTTCCCGCCCGTGTATCTCCCCCATACTACAGCCCAGTGTGTGTACCTGATTGAGTTTCCCGCCCGTGTATCTCCCCCATACTACAGCCCAGTGTGTGTACCTGTTTGAGTTTCCTGCCTGTGTATCTTCCCCATACTACAGCCCAGTGTGTGTACCTGATTGAGTTTCCCGACCGTTTATCTCCCCCATACTACAGCCCAGTGTGTGTACCTGTTTGAGTTTCCCGCCCGTGTATCTCCCCCATACTACAGCCCAGTGTGTGTACCTGATTGAGTTTCCCGACCGTGTATCTTCCCCAGACTACAGCCCAGTGTGTGTACCTGATTGAGTTTCCCGACCGTGTATCTCCCCCATACTACAGCCCAGTGTGTGTACCTGTTTGAGTTTCCCGTCCGTGTATCTCCCCCAATCTACATCCCAGTGTGTGTACCTCATTGAGTTTCCCGCCCGTGTATCTCCCCCAGTCTACATCCCAGTGTGTGTACCTGATTGAGTTTCCCGACCGTGTATCTCCCCCATACTACAGCCCAGTGTGTGTACCTGTTTGAGTTTCCCGCCCGTGTATCTCCCCCAATCTACATCCCAGTGTGTGTACCTCATTGAGTTTCCCGCCCGTGTATCTCCCCCAGTCTACATCCCAGTGTGTGTACCTGATTGAGTTTCCCGCCTGTGTATCTCCCCCAGACTACATCCCAGTGTGTGTACCTGTTTGAGTTTCCCGCCTGTATATCTCCCCCAGTCTACATCCCAGTGTGTGTACCTGATTGAGTTTCCCGACCGTGTATCTTCCCCAGACTACATCCCAGTGTGTGTACTTGTTTGAGTTTCCCGCCCGTGTATCTCCCCCAGACTACATCCCAGTGTGTGTACCTGTTTGAGTTTCCCGCCCCTGTATCTCCCCCAGTCTACATCCCAGTGTGTGTACCTGTTTGAGTTTCCTGCCCGTGTATCTTCCCCAGTCGCCCCCAGTCTACATCCCAGTGTGTGTCTACATCCCAGTGTGGGTACCTGTTTGAGTTTCCCACCCATGTATCTCCCCCAGTCTACATCCCAGTGTGTGTACCTGTGTGAGTTTCCTGCCTGTGTATCTCCCCTATACTACAGCCTAGTGAGTTTACCTGATTGAGTTTCCTGGCCGTTTGTGAGTGTATTGCATGTGTCCTTGGTCGGCAggaggtcaagatcactgtgttCCCGAGGCCCGGACATATGGCGGGCGTGCACGGGGCTTGTCAGCGGGGATGTCAATGTGCTATAAACAAAAGGGCACATCAGAAAATCgatttaaaaaattattgaaCAACATAACCATCATCTTCAAAAAACACTTAACAAAGTTGTCTCAAATGGTTATAAAAATATGGCTTTGACATAACAATGCAATGTATTAAACTTTAGTgaatttaagcatttaaataaCCCTTTTGGATATGACTCATGTAAATAACCCGGACACGATCAGGCTTTGTGACTGTcacataaatcatatttttaaaaattgtcaaaaccaGAACATTCCAGTCTTACAAATGAAACGTAAATTTATTCTGACCTATCTAGGGGTGTAACAGTCTCCAGTTCGCTGTCCCTGTCTGATGTGGAAAGTCTGTCAGAGTCAGAGTCACTGTGTGGTATGATCTCAGTCTTGAAGTCAGCCAGGTCTTGCCGTAGTCTCTCCAGGCTCCCCATGCTGCCTCCTAAAGTACATCACATTCAGGATTCAGCGtatgatattctttttctatttttaaatgcaGTTTTAATTGACTGACAACCTTACATTATTACACTGCTGGGCAATGCAATATCATAAGGACTTATTTTAGTAGCATTGTAGAAATTTTATTAAGTGTGGTCTTCAATTTTGAAATTCAGATTAATGACTATTTCACCACTATAACTGACACGATTGTCCACTTTCATCACATACCCTGCTGACACAatgtatttgtgtaaatattattgtCAAGCATACATGAgggttttacatttattaagcTCACTaatctgtttttgaaacaaataatttgcaacACAAACAAAAGCCACCTACCTGGTATTGACCAGAGTCCAGCACATTCCAACGTCTTTATCTTCTTGTCCAGCTCCGCCACTCTGTTTCCCAGGAttctgtttgaaaaataatagctttcttatttttttcaacatgaaAGAACAATTTTTTGCTGGAGTACAGGCTACAGGTTCAGTGgtttttaaatacagaaaggATAACAAACTAAATTGTATTCTGTAAAatctgatttaaataaaatgtaaggTTTTTCACCAAATTGTTTCAAAGGTATAACCCAGTTCTACTGAAGATCTTTCAAGAAATTAGTCCCTGATATGCTAGACTAACTTGTTAGTTTTGCGTTGGTGCGAGAGAGCAAGATTTTTATCGTTGACAGAGTCGAGCAGGGCACCGGCAAGAGCCTGCAGGTCAGTGAGAGCTTTCACACTGGGAACCACACTCGACCGTGACTCAAGCACTTCCTGTACTGTAATGTGAAGGATCACAGAACACAGAGTTAGTTTATGTCTAACAGCACAGATCATAAAACCACATTGGCGTCTAAGTCAGTGTAAATATGATCAACTCAAATTGACAAAAatcagttaatttaaaaaagtgtcggtatatgtatctgtactaatcaagTGACTTTTACATgcttaacataaacattataaaatggGAAACCATTATGACTATTTTTAAACTGGACAACTCAGCTGaaacagcgacaaaatattttaattatgaaaaatgatgtattatcggcctcaaaCTAGTTTGTCTTAATAttttaggcttgttttgaggaaatactgtatttgctgattttgggaccatctggtgtctagtccctttaaaaaaatagttatggCCTCATATTTCTAACTGTTGTAACAAAATATGAGGTGTAGTTTACCCTGTTTCTGTGAGATGATCATGCCCCCTCCCCGACTCGTGCCAAACTTCAGGGAACTCTTTGTCTTTTTCTTCTCCAGCAGACTCTGTAAAACAAACAGATTTTGTCAGCTAAGGCGACATTTGCATATTACTCCTTTTTCCTTTATGTAATTAATAATGTCAGTCATAATGTAAGTCAAATTGTCAGTCATATTGTAAGAAATAATGTAAGTCATATATAAAGTTAGTCAGTATATAAGTCATAATGACAGTCATACCATAAGTCTGACTGTAAGTCATATTGTTATTCATAATGAAAGTCATACCATAAGTTATAATTTAAGTCATACTGTAAAACAACTATACTTATCAAATCATAATGTAAGTCATAACTGATGATAATTCAAGTCATAATGCATGTCACAATGTTAGTCATAATTTAAGTCATAATGTAAGCCATTATGCAAGTCATTTTGAAGTCATAATTCAAGTTGTAATGCAAGTCATAATGTAGGTCATAATGCAAGTCATAATGTTAAGTCATAATTTAAGTCATAATGTACCGGTAAGCCATTATGCAAGTCATTTTGTAGTCATAATTCAAGTTGTAATGCAAGTCATACTGTAGGTCATAATGCAAGTCATACTGTAGGTCATAATGCAAGTCATACTGTAGGTCATAATGCATGTCATACTGTAGGTCATAATGCAAGTCATACTGTAGGTCATAATGCAAGTCATACTGTAGGTCATAATGCATGTCATACTGTAGGTCATAATGCATGTCATACTGTAGGTCATAATGCATGTCATACTGTAGGTCATAATGCATGTCATACTGTAGGTCATAATGCATGTCATACTGTAGGTCATAATGCATGTCATACTGTAGGTCATAATGCAAGTCATACTGTAGGTCATAATGCAAGTCATACTGTAGGTCATAATGCATGTCATACTGTAGGTCATAATGCAAGTCATACTGTAGGTCATAATGCAAGTCATACTGTAGGTCATAATGCATGTCATACTGTAGGTCATAATGCATGTCATACTGTAGGTCATAATGCAAGTCATACTGTAGGTCATAATGCATGTCATACTGTAGGTCATAATGCAAGTCATACTGTAGGTCATAATGCAAGTCATACTGTAGGTCATAATGCATGTCATACTGTAGGTCATAATGCATGTCATACTGTAGGTCATAATGCATGTCATACTGTAGGTCATAATGCAAGTCATACTGTAGGTCATAATGCATGTCATACTGTAGGTCATAATGCAAGTCATACTGTAGGTCATAATGCATGTCATACTGTAGGTCATAATGCATGTCATACTGTAGGTCATAATGCATGTCATACTGTAGGTCATAATGCATGTCATACTGTAGGTCATAATGCATGTCATACTGTAGGTCATAATGCAAGTCATACTGTAGGTCATATACTGTAGGTCATAATGCCATACTGTTGTCATACTGTTAGTCATAATGTTACCGGTAGTCAGAATGAAGTCATACCATTTGCACCAATTAAAAGCTAAAGATGGCCTTAAAACAAGTGGCAAGTTATGAAGGCAGTGTTAACCAGAGGAGCCTTTTCTATACTGATGTTAATATACAGCACCGGAGATaatctttcatattttattccaaGCCCTGTACCTTGTACTTGGAGACAGTCTGCATGGCCATGGTCTTCTCATCCTCCATCTGATGTTGCCGCTCCTGTAGGTACCTGGAACATGAACAGGGTACTCATCAGCATCGGTTTATATAATACTGGTACAATCCTCACCCTGCCAGGTTATTTATAACactttcatttaagaaaatccTGGTGCAAGACATTCACTTGTACAAAGTGATATTGTACTGTGAGCCAACCAATGATAGTACCATTTTACAACCAGGGAATCTAACATACGGACTGttcaatttttacaaataaagataatacctcattgttaaatattgcacGTTCTCACTTGTTTTCCATGATAAGGGCATCGATGTCGAGGAGCCTGTTTTCATCCCCCTTGAGGATATATGTGAGCTCAGTGTTGAGTCTCTCATACTTGTTCCTGTACACGTCCCGGGCCGTCACCAGCTCCTCCTTCTCGTCCAGTACTGTCTGCAGGTCACGCTCCAGCTGCACATACTGTATATACATGCAGGTCAA
The Mya arenaria isolate MELC-2E11 chromosome 12, ASM2691426v1 DNA segment above includes these coding regions:
- the LOC128211669 gene encoding coiled-coil domain-containing protein 149-like, translated to MSRKRGEYAAVKISDEEYNRLEAKLEAVKNEFSACRRKLESKCEALLILSQELDGCRSERDQYKLMAEQLRERYQSLKKGLTKQPLQSSSDTAISKCYTDTQSQNLARLLYESQENRKSLKFEVDDLKQKLIDAQGDIRLLREQIARQRVGTTDEGMNTRIFPAHEREQLVQKLESSNEKYVQLERDLQTVLDEKEELVTARDVYRNKYERLNTELTYILKGDENRLLDIDALIMENKYLQERQHQMEDEKTMAMQTVSKYKSLLEKKKTKSSLKFGTSRGGGMIISQKQVQEVLESRSSVVPSVKALTDLQALAGALLDSVNDKNLALSHQRKTNKILGNRVAELDKKIKTLECAGLWSIPGGSMGSLERLRQDLADFKTEIIPHSDSDSDRLSTSDRDSELETVTPLDSTLTSPLTSPVHARHMSGPREHSDLDLLPTKDTCNTLTNGQETQSGVLISVSDCVDIPSLPRPPDKQRPKQSVAAGLGEKHDMINTPSHNTPSQHMPLHDSLHMGQGDGMFMENGGDSFSASYSEVQVYADDHNIEDNANDPDCDVNDQNGDEEFDAKETLRETESDNLEHFYDNDEEDSETVGLLLEKVAKKMCNISHNPTNRDTSVQHLRSQGGLEERHDGYTGNVRARNASGDSMGGSMEVECPTGDSESMSKQHDSVDETGGSHTYNVQC